From the Oncorhynchus nerka isolate Pitt River linkage group LG28, Oner_Uvic_2.0, whole genome shotgun sequence genome, one window contains:
- the LOC115113175 gene encoding coiled-coil domain-containing protein 6-like encodes MADSASESDTDGAGSSSATPMSSSASNLTKPGVVISQFRLEELTNRLASLQQENKVLKIELETFKLKCKALQGDNRDLRKASVTIQARAEQEEEFISNTLFKKIQALQKEKETLAVNYEKEEEFLTNELSRKLMQLQHEKAELEQHLEQEQEFQVNKLMKKIKKMENDTISKQLTLEQLRREKIDLENTLEQEQEALVNRLWKRMDKLEAEKRILQEKLDQPVSAPPSPRDVSMEIDSPENMMRHIRFLKDEVERLKKSLRTTELQHTEKRAQYIEEERHMREENIRLQRKLQREMERREALCRQLSESESSLEMDDERYFNEMSAQGLRARTVSSPIPYTPSPSSSRPISPGLSYGSHTVGFTPPATLSRAAISHFNAPALHIHGGSSHCVARPSPRRSTSPDKFKRPTPPPSPNTHSGAQPLHPLPPPAQPMVQSMSSPAAMSQHAAHPPSQP; translated from the exons ATGGCGGACAGTGCAAGCGAGAGCGACACGGACGGAGCAGGGAGTAGCTCGGCTACACCGATGTCATCATCCGCCTCAAATTTGACCAAGCCGGGGGTAGTCATTTCACAGTTTCGATTAGAGGAGTTAACTAACCGATTAGCCTCACTACAACAAGAGAACAAAGTTCTTAAAATTGAGCTGGAGACGTTCAAACTCAAGTGCAAGGCACTACAGGGGGATAATCGGGACCTGCGTAAAGCTAGCGTCACCATT CAAGCCAGGGCTGAGCAAGAGGAGGAATTCATCAGCAACACTCTGTTCAAGAAGATCCAGGCCCTGCAGAAAGAGAAGGAGACCCTCGCCGTTAACTATGAGAAAGAGGAGGAATTTCTCACGAATGAACTGTCAAGAAAACTCATGCAA TTACAACATGAGAAGGCTGAGTTGGAACAGCACTTGGAACAGGAGCAGGAGTTCCAGGTCAACAAACTGATGAAGAAGATCAAGAAAATGGAGAACGACACAATATCAAAGCAGCTCACCTTGGAGCAG CTAAGGCGCGAGAAGATTGACCTCGAAAACACATTAGAGcaagaacaagaagctcttgtCAATAGACTGTGGAAGCGCATGGACAAATTGGAGGCAGAGAAAAG AATCCTCCAGGAGAAGTTGGACCAGCCTGTGtctgctcctccctctcccagGGATGTTTCCATGGAGATCGACTCTCCGGAGAACATGATGCGGCATATCCGCTTCCTGAAGGACGAGGTGGAGAGACTGAAGAAGAGCCTCCGTACCACTGAGCTGCAGC acACAGAGAAGCGGGCCCAGTACATTGAGGAGGAGCGACACATGCGTGAGGAGAACATCCGTCTGCAGAGGAAgctgcagagagagatggagcgccGCGAGGCCCTGTGTAGACAGCTGTCTGAGAGCGAGTCCAGTCTGGAGATGGATGACGAGAG GTACTTCAATGAGATGTCAGCTCAAGGCTTGCGAGCACGGACGGTATCCAGTCCCATCCCATACACTCCTTCCCCCAGCTCCAGCCGACCCATATCACCTG GTCTGTCATACGGTAGTCACACAGTTGGGTTCACTCCCCCGGCCactctgtccagagccgccatcTCCCACTTCAACGCCCCAGCCCTGCACATCCACGGAGGATCCTCCCACTGCGTAGCG AGGCCCTCCCCGAGAAGAAGCACCAGCCCAGATAAATTCAAACGTCCGACACCGCCGCCCTCCCCCAACACGCACTCAGGGGCGCAGCCTCTGCACCCGCTCCCCCCGCCAGCCCAGCCAATGGTCCAGTCCATGTCCTCTCCTGCAGCTATGTCGCAGCATGCAGCGCATCCCCCCTCCCAGCCTTAA